A window of Macrotis lagotis isolate mMagLag1 chromosome X, bilby.v1.9.chrom.fasta, whole genome shotgun sequence contains these coding sequences:
- the PRKAB1 gene encoding 5'-AMP-activated protein kinase subunit beta-1, whose protein sequence is MGNTSSERAGMERQGGPKTPRRDSTGGALTAKDGDRPEILMDSPEDADLFHSEEIKAPEKEEFLAWQHDLEVNDRAPTQARPTVFRWTGGGKEVYLSGSFNNWTKLPLTRSHNNFVAILDLPEGEHQYKFFVDGQWTYDPSEPVVTSQLGTVNNIIQVKKTDFEVFDALMVDSQKCSDVSELSSSPPGPYHQEPYTCKAEERFKTPPILPPHLLQVILNKDTGISCDPALLPEPNHVMLNHLYALSIKDGVMVLSATHRYKKKYVTTLLYKPI, encoded by the exons ATGGGTAACACCAGCAGCGAGAGGGCCGGAATGGAGCGCCAGGGGGGCCCCAAGACGCCCCGGAGAGACAGTACGGGGGGAGCCCTCACGGCTAAGGACGGGGACAGGCCCGAGATCCTGATGGACAGCCCCGAGGACGCTGACCTCTTCCACTCCGAAGAGATCAAG GCTCCAGAAAAGGAAGAGTTCCTTGCATGGCAGCATGATCTAGAAGTGAATGACAGAGCTCCCACCCAGGCTCGTCCAACAGTGTTTCGCTGGacagggggaggaaaagaggttTACTTATCTGGATCCTTCAATAACTGGACAAAACTTCCCCTCACCAGAAG CCACAACAACTTTGTAGCGATCCTGGATTTGCCAGAAGGAGAACATCAATACAAGTTCTTTGTGGATGGTCAGTGGACCTACGATCCCTCTGAG CCAGTAGTGACCAGCCAACTCGGCACCGTTAACAACATCATTCAGGTGAAGAAGACTGACTTTGAAGTGTTTGATGCTTTGATGGTGGATTCCCAGAAATGTTCCGATGTGTCTG AGCTGTCAAGTTCGCCGCCCGGACCCTACCATCAGGAGCCCTACACCTGTAAGGCAGAGGAACGTTTCAAAACACCACCCATCCTTCCCCCACACCTGCTCCAGGTCATCCTGAACAAGGACACTGGCATCTCG TGTGATCCAGCTTTGCTGCCAGAGCCCAACCACGTCATGCTGAACCACCTGTATGCCCTTTCCATCAAGGATGGTGTGATGGTGCTCAGCGCCACGCACCGCTACAAGAAGAAGTATGTCACCACCTTGCTGTACAAGCCAATATGA